The Quercus robur chromosome 3, dhQueRobu3.1, whole genome shotgun sequence DNA segment GGCACGTGAATGCTACATTGCTATGTTGGAAATGGACGATCATTTGCAGACTATGTATATAGAGGAATAGTAGACGGTGGCAGAACCAGTGGAAGGATTGGAAGAAGTTCTCCTTGATGACTTTAAGCCTAAACGGATTACCAGAATTAGCACTCTGGCTAGCCTACCAGACAGGCAAGCATTGATGACATTTCTAAGGGAAAACTAGGACGTGTTCGCCGGAAGCCATGAGGACATGCTTGGAATTAATCCATCTATCATAGTCCACAGGTTAAATGTGTCTCCCTCTTTTTCTCCCATATGCCAGAAAAAACATGTGAACGCGCAGGAGTGCGACAAGGCCATAGCAAAAGAGGTTCGCAAATTACAGGAAGCAAACTTCATACGAGAAGTGTACTACCCTGATTGGTTGGCCAACGTGGTGATGGTTAAGAAAGCCAATGGAAAATtgaggatgtgtgtggacttcacagacctaaacaaggcttgccccaaggacAGCTATCCTTTCTTGAGGATTGACATCTTGGTGGACTCAATAGCAAGACACTAGCTACTAAGTTCATGGGCACGTTCTCTGGTTACAACCAGATCAAGCTGGACAAGGCCAACCAAGAGAAGACTTCATTTGTCACCAGCTAAGGcttcttctgttacaaagtgatGCTGTTTAGGCTCAAGAACGCAAGCGCTACATATCAAAGGCTGATGAACAAAATGTTTGCACatcagattgggaggaatgtgcAAGTTTATGTGGACAACATGTTGGTAAAGAGTATATGAGAGGACGACCACTAGAATGACCTCTAAGAGACCTTTGACACCCTCCGATCTTATAACATGAAACTAAACCCAAGCAAgtgtgcgtttggggtgatgGCAGGAAAATTCCTGGGGTTCATGGTATCCCAAAGGGGTATTGAGGTCAACCTGGATAAGATACAGGTCATAATGGAGTTAGTCCTGCCAAAGACCGTAAAAAAGGTACAGAGCCTAAACGGTAAGGTAGCTGCACTAAACAGGTTCATCTCAAGAGCGACATAAGTTCCTACATTTCTTCCGTACATTGAAAAAGTCCTTTGAATGGACAACTGAGTGTTAACAAGCATTCGATGACTTGAAGGCATATCTTTCTTCCCTACCATTATTGAGCCCGTCAAAACTAAAGGAAGAACTGTTCTTATACCTAGCCATCTCCCCTACCGCTGTCAGCGCAGCCTTAGTTAGAGAAGAGAATGGGGTGTAGAAACTAATATATTTCACAAGTCGAGCATTTCGAGGAGCGGAAAAGAGATACCCCCCGATGGAAAAGCTCTCCTTTGCATTAGTAACTGTGGCGCAAAAGCTCAAGCCATGTTTCCAAGCACATACTGTGATTGTCCTAACAAACAAACCCCTTTGAAAGGCAATGAGTAGCCTTGAAGCCGCTGGACGGATGGCGCTATGGGTGATTGAGTTGAGCGAATTGGACATACAGTACCAACCACGTATGGCTATAAAGGGACAAGTTATTATTGACTTCATCGTAGAATTCAACCTTGTGGAAGACTAGGGGGCAGAAGAGACTCCCTAGTGGAGCATCCACACGGACGGATCTTTCAGCAGGCAAGCAGGCAGAGCCGGTGTGGTACTCTATAGCCTGGAAAGGGATATGGTCGAATGCATCATCCGTCTTGGTTTTCCTATGACTAATAAATAGGCGGAGTATGAAGCTTTGATAGTAGGGCTGGATCTCGCCAAGGCGGCAGGAGCTATAAATATGGTCGTGTATTGCGATTGCCAAGTAGTAACCAACCAGGTCAATGGTGACTATGAATGTAAGAACGAAcggatgaagaagtaccttgaGCAAGTGAGGGATCGAGTTAACGACCTCCAAGTGAAGTTTGTTCAAATACCAAGGGAGGAGAATGAGCATGCCGACTGTCTTGCTAAAGTTACCTCAACGAAGCACATGCTTATCCCTAGTCAGGTATTGTCTTTCGTTTAAATTTCACCATTGATAGACGGCACTAGTGTGCAGGAAATAGGTTTCGAGAACTACTGGATGACACCAATGACCTCTTACCTGAAGGATGGCGTGTTGCCTAACGACAAGGAAGCTGCAAGGAAGTTGAAGGTTCAAGCAGCTCGCTTCATTCTAATTAAAGGTGTTCTGTACAAAAGGGGCTTATCCCGACCATACCTGAGGTTCCTCATCCCTAAGGAGGAAGACTATGTCATGCGAGAAGTTCACAAAGGAGTATGCGAAAACCATTATGGATCACAGTCATTAGTGCACAAACTAATCCAGGCAGGATACTATTGGCCTACCATACAAAAGGATGCCCATGCATACGTTAAAGCTTGTGACAAGTGCTAGAGGTTTGGCAACCTAATCAGGAAATCGACAAAGGAGCTCACCCCAATGATGGCCCCATGGCCTTTCACTCAATGGGGGCTGGATATCATGGGCCTGTTCCCAATAGCGGTTAGATAGTTAAAGTTTCTAGTAGTCGGTatagactacttcaccaagtgggtagaAGCCAAAGCCCTGGCCACCATCACGGAGAAGAATGTGCGAAGCTTTGTATGGAAGAACATCATTTGCAGGTACGGTATACCTAGAGTACTGGTCTTAGACAACGGGAAGTAATTCGACAACAACGCATTCAAAGACTTTTGTTTACAGCTAcggatcaagaatcactactcatCACGTGCCCACCCTCAAGCCAACGAACAGGTTAAGGTTATGAACCAATCCTTACTTAAAATCATCAAGATTCGGCTCGAGAGGGCAAAAGGTATATGGCCTAAAGAATTACCAAGCATCCTATGGGCTTATAGGACGACTATAAGGACGCATACAGGAGAGACACCATTTCATTTGGCATATGGAAGtgaggcagtcatcccagccAAAGTAGGATTCACAAGCTACAGAGTAGAAAACTATGACGAGAGTAGGAATGATGAAGCTATGTGCTTGCAACTTGATCTGGTAGATGAGGTCAGAGCAACTGCCGAGCAAAGATTAGCACAATACCAGAACCTCATGGCCAAGCACTACAACTCCAAAGTtagacacagagacttccaagttggagatctTGTCTTGAGAAAGGTGATGGGTGCCACAAAGACATCTCCTAGGGGAAGTTaggacctaattgggaaggaccatacagAATTGCATCATGGCATAGGAAGAGGACCTACCACTTGGAGACACTGAACGGGCAAAAGTTGCATCACCCATAGAACACAAAACACCTAAAGAAGTACTACCAATAGACAGTTGCAAGGGCGACAACACTCCTCATTTCCAGTTTATTtccttttagtttaatttttattatctacAATTTCTTTTAAGCCCGAAGGgtagttttttcatttttcaaaagacAATTTTTATCCCCGATTTTTTCacaataagaggagttattTAGAAATTCCATGTGTATATTATCTACATTTCCACATTatcattattaagtccacaaggtggataGGTTCATCCTAAGTGGTGATCGAAGATTATTAAGTCCCAAGTGGACGGGTTCAACTTATGGGTTGACCTTAAATtatgaagtccacaaggtggatgAATTCATCCTAAGTGGTGAGttgagattatgaattccacaGGGTGGACAGGTTCATCGTAAGTGGTGATCTAAGATTATGAAGTCCATGAAGTGGATAGGTCCATCCTAAGGGGATGGCTTAAGTTTACCTAGTCCATATAGTGGATGGGTTCATAGCTTATGTTTAaacaagtccataaagtggacagGTCCATCCCAAGGAGATGGCTCAAGTTTACCTAGTCCATATAGTGGACGAGTTCATAGTTTCTGTTTAaacaagtccataaaatggacaggTCCATCACAAGGGAATGGCTCAAGTTTACCTAGTCCATATAGTGGACGGATTTATCTTAAcgaaataaattatatttaaataagtcCATAAAGTAGACGGGTTCATCCCATAAGGATAGCCTAAGTTTGTCCCGTTCACTATGTGAACGGGATCATCTTAAATTGATGACTCAAGTCCATCAAAATAACACAGTGGACGGGTTCGTCCCATAAGATTGACATATGTTTAGTCTATAAAAAATACAGACTCATCCTAACCAATGCTTAATATTCATATCAACTAGACGGTTCCATCCCATGAATTAATTTACAAGTATTAAGTCCAAGGTAGACGGATATCTTGTAAGacaaataatcaaaatattataaaaaggaAGAAGTCTAGATACAAAAAGCAACGTTTACATTAACATAAATGCTATTCTTCCAAAAATTCTTTACattgaaataagaaaaactaaattaaaaaagaaaaaagtaaaggtTAATCCTAAACCACAAGGCCCTCTCCATCCTTCCCCTCAGCCGTCGGGTCCCCCTCAAGTGGATGAGCTTCATCACCAACAGGTTTGGCTTGATTGACAGGAGTCTTTCTGTCACCAAGTGGTTCCGTCATAGGGTTGTCAGCAAATAGGTCGTCGTACCCACAAAGGAGACGGGTTGAGCTGGAGTCTAGGGCTGGGCATCAATGGAGACGTGGGAGAGGTCAAGATTTGGAAAAGAGGCTTTGACCTAACGGATGCAGTCATCAAAACTATCAATAAAGGAGACGCCGAGCTCCCTAAAGAGGTCGTCGGAGTCATGATATTCCCTTATCGCAACCTCCTTAGCATAACGGAGTTGACTTTTAGCCTTCAAGATCTCCGCCTCTTTGTCCTTAAGAATTTTGTTCAATGCTTCAACTTGTGCCTTCGACTCCTTCAAGAACTGTTTGGTCAAGTCAAGCTTCCTTATTTGGACATCCTTCCAGGCTAGCAACTCCTGCACCTTTGTCTCCTTGGCACCTAGTTTTTCCCTCAGAGGGCCCAGTATTGTCTCATGTGACACACAACGATCCATGagccccttcatcatgaccaccCCCTGCAGGAAACAGAAACAATGTTAGGAGCAAGGCAATACAAGGACGGGACGAATAACAATGACGGATGGACATACCTGTGCCAGGCTGAAAAGGCCCGTCTCCCTCATGGCCTCTGTCGTATAGTTGCCCAGGTCCGAGTAGTCGTCGTCCTTAATGATGGATGAGAGCTGTTTAAGCGCATAGCTTAAGTCCTCGCGAAAGAGGATGGGGCGCTCTTTGGCGACTGGGATGGGGCCCTTCATCAAGCCTTTCCCAACCCCGGGGCCAGGCTTTGGGGCAACTTGGCTAGAGTCTCGCCAGAGTTAGGCCTCGTCACCACCCTTGGCTTCTTGGGTAGACAGTCAACCTTCTCTGACGGCTTCCTTTTGGTTGATGGGTGAGCTTAACCCGTTGCTTTAGGGGGTAAGCTCCCCTCTTGCTTTTTCTTTACAGCAGCTTGCTGCTTGATGTAGGCCCGTCTCCTACTATCTTCCATTTCTGCAAACGGATGGATAAGGAGTTACACAAAGTATTGAAGTaaacaaaatgaagaaaagCCAGGGTAACAAGCTTACGTTTGTGAACTTGACGGTTGTAGCGACATGTAGCTTCTGTAGGTTCTAGGCCGTCACAATACCAGTTAAGAGTATCTAAGGTAGCTAATTTAGCCCACGTCCTCTCTAACAGCTTGGTGGTATTGAaaatcttttccaaaaaactcCATTGTTCAAGGGAGATTTCTGGACGGTCCTGAGATGTGAAATGAACGGTTAGAACATTAAGGAAAGCAAGCTAGAAAATGGAACCTAAGGTAGACGGACACTTACCAGACAAGGGCATTATACCCCAGGTTTTGTCTACAGGCATATATTCATGGTCGCTGAGATGACACATCCAGTCATCCCCTTGGATGAAAAAATAGTGACTTTTCTAGTCTTTGTAGGAATCCGGCGTCTCGCATACTAACCTAAGTAGCGGACTCCTTGGTAAGAAATTGTACATCCCCCTAGACTGAATGATCTCAGACGAACAGTAGTAATGGAAAAACTCTTCCACTGTCAACCTATGCGCCCCATCAGACATCACCCTATATAAAACTTCCATGCCTAAGAAAACCCTTCAGGCATTTAGGGATATTTGGGTGACGGCCAGCCCTAAGTATTGAAGGAGATGATGGTGAAGGGCACTCAGTGGGAATCTGAGTCCTGCCTTCAGCATTTGCTCGTACACCTCGACGTCATCAACGCCCCTGTAGTAACACTTCTTGGACTTATTGTGGTCTCAATAATTATATTTCAGATTTCATAAGGAgttattaaaagaataaaaaacctTAGGGTATAAGTTATTAGACTTATCACTTTAGCCTATGACCCACAGATAATTCAAAGGAGGAGACTTCTCAGAAAgatttcaagaagaagaagacaaaactCTCTTGATGTAAGATCCCTAGAAATCCATTTTTTCTTAATTGATATAGTCATCGGGGTAAATTTGTTATGCCGTTTATAGTTCCCTGGTGCCGATTTACTTCTCTTTTGACTTTTAAGGCAAAAAGTTTCATTTGTTTCTCTTGATAATGGAACTGTATTTGTCaatgggttgaaaaaaaaaaagaaaaaaaaaattaattggattCGGCAAGCAACAGAGGTTTCACCAAATCACTTTTCTTGtccacttctttagtgacacaAGTTGGAATcaatataattaattagtaGATATCTTTATATTACAGATGAAACTACATTGGACGGGTATCTCCATGTGATGTCAGTTTATTGCTAAATGTGATATCATTTATACAAATTGATACAtttttaattctcaaaaaaaaaaaaatatatatatatatatatatatatattgatacattttgggtttttgaataATCGATTTTTAGGTGAGACCTGTGGATCTTAAAAAGATTGCTTCAAGAGAAGCATTCGCATCATTATTTTCAAACctgtaaattttgttttcattgaaaataatgtgtttttagttattgatttatatatttacttatttatttatttattttttattttttgagaaacatttatTTCTATGTGTTTGATTTAGCTACTTAAGGGCTAAGGCTAGTGGTTACTTACTGAATTGTGAAACTCGTTGTTTGATGTCAATGATGAGTAGGGCTGTCCATGGGTCgagttgggtcgggtttgggccTAATCCAAACTCGACCCGACTAGATCGGGTTACCAAAATTGTGACCCACAGTCGACCCAATATATGGGTCAGACCCGACGGTTCAGGTCATTAGTTAAACGGGTCAAATTCGTTGGTTAGGCAGGTTTGGGCTTTGAATTGGGTTGAATTTGTGaattcacataaatttttttttaactcaatttttgaCAGGCCTTTTGGGTCCAAATTAATGGGCTTACTTTTAACAAAGatttatgtatttttgaatcatgtatatatatatcatatgtgCCTCTTTTCACATCCTTTATTTCAAATTGGGCCTTCAAGCTCAGCTTGTATGCCATTGCATAGCTTTGAATCTTTTGGGCCTCTAGGACTTATCAGTACAAATTTAATGTTTCTAGCTCACTCCTAATGACAACAAATACAGTAAATACATTAAATAACACGTAAAAACTTGGGCAATTAGCAAGCACATAAAAACACATATAATATCACTTTCTAACCACCTGTTAAAACCGCAcaacacaagaaagaaaattttttcaaaatgccTTAGCATTAAGACCTGGGCAATAccttaaaaatccaaaaacaaatcaagaaaGTCTAATAAGCACAAAAGCACATCTCAACCTATTAAACCTGCCAAGTTATGCCAACCATTCCATACATGTAACACAACTTACACAAACCagcaaacaaattttaacaaataattCAATCACAACCACACCACAAGTATGGCAACAAAAGGTAACAAGAGCATCTTGCAATATTTCCATAGAGTCAGAGAAGGCTGAAAGGTAGTTACTTCAAGTGTTAAGGCAATAAACTACCAAGGCAGTAGCTAGTTATAATTAGTTACAATTATGAAATACCtaagtatttccaaaaaaatagcttTTCTAAAGCATTAAAGAGCAACTACTCTATAGTTTAGTCCATgatttatagaaaagaaaacctataaACTTAATAAGTTTTCTTTCCTATAAGCAAGagttcatttataaattataagttagAAAAGCACTATGTCCAAAAGAACTTCCAATATGTATCCAAAAATTTGCCTCCTATACAAAATGTGTCCTTCCTCCTTcaagaaaatgggaaaaaagaTATTTATCAATAGAAATATAAGGACaagaccaaaaaatacaaaatagtaATAACCAAAAACAATAGAGAGGGCAGAGCCAAACTCAATAGAAATAACAGTAAGGGCAGAAACTTACCCGGTTAGTGATTAGTCATCAACACTAATTAAGATACGTTTGCTTGAGCTTGAACTTCCACCACTTGCTGCTGCTTGACGTATAactagaaaagagaaagaaatgaagactattagattaattttcatttgcatAAGACACATTTAATAGCACTTAATAGACAAAAAGTTTGGAAATTAACATATTACCTAAATCATGAAATTCATCTTCCAAGGCCTCTAACTCATCCTTTGATTTGTGAAAAGAAATTGGAACCATGGCTTGAAGCCAATCTTGTGCACAAACAAGATTTTAAACCACGAGTGGAGAAAATGAACTCCGAAATGGATCAAGTATGCTTCCTCCGGTACTAAATGCTGACTCAGAAGCAATAGTAGAAACAGGTACAGCCAGCACATCCCTAGCCAATTTGGACAGCACTTGATACCTATTTGAATTGGCCTTCCACCACCCCAATATCTCAAATTTCACATCCCCCCTTCTACATTCACAATTTTTAGCCAAATATTTGTCAATCTTATCGCTACACCCTATGGACTGCTCAACCTCCAAGAAACGGTCAAACCTAGAATTAACCATCGCATTTGGATCGCTACAACCAATTGACTCACCTTCTATGTGTGTCCTCTCACTCCCACTTGGTACTTGTACATTTGGTGAATCAACACAAGAGTAATAATCATACAACTTGACCAAGGAACCCCTCACCAATTCAACCATCACATCAGCCACTTCATTCCCATAAATTTCAGAAAAGcaaaacttcaaaaacctcaACTTCTTTCTTAGATCAAGAACCACAGCCACATACAAGAGATGATTCATTTTGTCCCCTTTCCCCCAATACTTGTCAAACTTAGATTCCATTTTAGTTGCCATGTTTTTCAAGAGGTGGTTTTGAGATTTACCTAAATgggaaatattttcttgaatgacAAACACCTCCTCAAAAAAGGTGTTTGCAGTAACATACAAAGAACCAGAAAACTTTTTCGTTGCATTGTAAAAAAGCTtcaaaaaacccacaaatgtCCTACAATTTTGGAAATCAATACCACTAGGAGATCCCATACCACCACTATTCTCCTTGTTCATAAAGTATGAAGAATAAATATCATCCTCAAAGTCCATTCGTATGAacactttctcaaatttttggGCGGTTTCTAACATGAGGTAGGTAGAGTTCCACCTAGTTGGTACATTTAAACAAAGAAGAGACTTAGACTCAATACCTAATCTctccacaaaacccacaaaattttGATTCCTATTTGGTGAGTACTTCACATACCTCACAGCTTCACACACCTTAGCAATGGATGCATTAATTTCTCTCATACCATCCCTCACAATCAGATTTAGGATATGTGCATAGCACCTCACGTGTAAGAACTCATGTTCTAAA contains these protein-coding regions:
- the LOC126720008 gene encoding zinc finger BED domain-containing protein RICESLEEPER 3-like, producing the protein MDFEDDIYSSYFMNKENSGGMGSPSGIDFQNCRTFVGFLKLFYNATKKFSGSLYVTANTFFEEVFVIQENISHLGKSQNHLLKNMATKMESKFDKYWGKGDKMNHLLYVAVVLDLRKKLRFLKFCFSEIYGNEVADVMVELVRGSLVKLYDYYSCVDSPNVQVPSGSERTHIEGESIGCSDPNAMVNSRFDRFLEVEQSIGCSDKIDKYLAKNCECRRGDVKFEILGWWKANSNRYQVLSKLARDVLAVPVSTIASESAFSTGGSILDPFRSSFSPLVV